The following coding sequences lie in one Peromyscus maniculatus bairdii isolate BWxNUB_F1_BW_parent chromosome 3, HU_Pman_BW_mat_3.1, whole genome shotgun sequence genomic window:
- the LOC121827948 gene encoding histone H3.3C-like: MALTKQTAHKSTGGKAPRKQLATKAALKSVPSTGEVKKPHRYRPGTVALREIRRYQKSTELLIRQLPFQRLVREIAQDFKTDLRYQSAAIGALQEASEAYLVGLFEDINLCTIHAKHVTIIPKDIQLAHRIRGEGA, from the coding sequence ATGGCTCTTACAAAGCAGACTGCCCACAAATCCACCGGTGGCAAAGCACCCAGGAAACAACTGGCTACTAAAGCCGCTCTCAAGAGTGTTCCCTCTACTGGAGAGGTGAAGAAACCTCATCGTTACAGGCCTGGTACTGTGGCACTCCGTGAAATCAGACGTTATCAGAAGTCCACTGAACTTCTGATTCGCCAGCTCCCCTTCCAGCGTCTGGTGCGAGAAATTGCTCAGGACTTCAAAACAGATCTGCGCTACCAGAGTGCAGCTATTGGTGCTTTGCAGGAGGCAAGTGAGGCCTATCTGGTTGGCCTTTTTGAAGATATCAACCTGTGTACTATCCATGCCAAACATGTAACAATTATCCCAAAAGATATCCAGCTAGCACACCGCATACGCGGTGAAGGTGCTTAA